A genomic stretch from Buchnera aphidicola (Brevicoryne brassicae) includes:
- the purH gene encoding bifunctional phosphoribosylaminoimidazolecarboxamide formyltransferase/IMP cyclohydrolase, with translation MPSINVIKNALISVSDKTHVLNISKILIKNKINLFSTGGTAKILKENNIPVMEISEYTKFPEIMDGRVKTLHPKIMAGILRREDEDNEIMKLYQISCIDIVIVNFYPFEKVQNIKNNNIDNIINNIDIGGPTLVRASAKNYKNVIVIVDFYDFQSTIDSINNNTMNIEKRFYLATKAFEYTAYYEKIISQYFIKKNMLNKIYCENLFPQEINFSFIKKQDLRYGENQHQKASFYIDKNIIESGTISSAQQIQGKTLSYNNVSDANTALECVKEFNKPACVIVKHENPCGVAVSNTLSESYLSAYYADPVSAFGGIVAFNVKLDKKTAENIINTKQFIEVIIAPEIDILALKILKQKLNIRILVTGKIKKNKIRIDFKRITNGLLVQEYDSQNIDIKTWNFVTKRIPTKKELEDSIFCWKVAKFVKSNAIVYGRNQTTISIGAGQMSRIYSTKLANIKVKDQKQKIIGATMASDAFFPFRDGIDSAASIGINCIIQPGGSIRDKEIIQAANENNMTMIFTNKRHFKH, from the coding sequence ATGCCATCAATTAATGTTATAAAAAATGCTTTAATTAGTGTCTCAGATAAAACACATGTTTTAAACATATCAAAAATATTAATAAAAAATAAAATTAATTTGTTTTCAACAGGAGGAACAGCAAAAATTTTAAAAGAAAACAATATACCTGTTATGGAAATATCAGAATATACAAAATTTCCAGAAATAATGGATGGTCGTGTTAAAACATTACATCCAAAAATTATGGCTGGTATTTTAAGAAGAGAAGACGAAGACAATGAAATTATGAAACTATATCAAATCTCTTGTATAGATATAGTTATTGTGAATTTCTATCCCTTTGAAAAAGTACAAAACATCAAAAACAACAATATTGATAACATTATAAATAATATTGATATAGGTGGACCAACTCTTGTACGTGCTTCGGCAAAAAACTATAAAAACGTTATAGTTATAGTGGATTTTTACGATTTTCAAAGTACTATAGATTCTATTAATAATAATACTATGAATATAGAAAAAAGATTTTATTTAGCAACTAAAGCATTTGAATACACAGCATATTATGAAAAAATTATTTCACAATATTTTATAAAAAAAAACATGTTAAACAAAATTTATTGCGAAAATTTATTTCCTCAAGAAATAAATTTTTCTTTTATCAAGAAACAAGATTTGAGATATGGAGAAAATCAACATCAAAAAGCATCTTTTTATATAGACAAAAATATTATAGAATCAGGTACAATAAGTTCTGCGCAGCAAATTCAAGGAAAAACTTTATCATACAATAATGTATCTGATGCTAATACAGCATTAGAATGCGTAAAAGAATTTAATAAACCAGCTTGTGTTATTGTAAAACATGAAAATCCTTGTGGTGTTGCAGTAAGTAATACTCTTTCAGAATCATATTTATCAGCATATTATGCTGATCCTGTTTCAGCTTTTGGAGGTATAGTCGCTTTTAATGTTAAATTAGACAAAAAAACTGCTGAAAACATTATTAATACCAAACAATTTATTGAAGTTATTATTGCACCGGAAATAGATATTTTAGCATTAAAAATACTCAAGCAAAAATTAAATATAAGAATACTCGTGACTGGAAAAATCAAGAAAAATAAAATAAGAATAGATTTTAAAAGAATTACTAATGGATTACTTGTACAAGAATATGACTCTCAAAATATAGATATAAAAACATGGAATTTCGTTACGAAACGTATCCCAACGAAAAAAGAATTAGAAGATTCTATATTTTGTTGGAAAGTAGCTAAATTTGTTAAATCAAACGCAATTGTATACGGTCGTAATCAAACAACTATCAGTATAGGTGCAGGTCAAATGAGTAGAATTTATTCTACTAAATTAGCTAATATTAAAGTAAAAGATCAAAAACAAAAAATTATTGGCGCAACTATGGCTTCTGATGCTTTTTTCCCTTTCAGGGATGGAATTGATAGCGCAGCTTCAATTGGTATTAACTGTATTATTCAACCAGGTGGGTCTATACGTGATAAAGAAATTATACAGGCGGCAAATGAAAACAATATGACAATGATTTTTACAAATAAACGTCATTTTAAACATTAA
- a CDS encoding HU family DNA-binding protein produces the protein MNKTQLIDIVSKKSNLSKIQAKSILENTLSTIIQSLKKGESVQIVGFGTFKVNLRSSRTGRNPQTGKEIQIPATKVPSFISGKTLKNAIK, from the coding sequence ATGAATAAAACTCAACTAATCGACATTGTTTCTAAAAAGTCTAATTTATCAAAAATACAAGCAAAATCTATTTTAGAAAACACTTTATCAACTATCATTCAATCCTTAAAAAAAGGAGAGTCGGTACAAATAGTTGGATTTGGTACTTTTAAAGTTAATTTAAGATCCTCTCGTACAGGACGAAATCCTCAAACAGGAAAAGAAATACAAATTCCGGCGACTAAAGTTCCTAGCTTTATATCTGGAAAAACATTGAAAAATGCAATCAAATAA
- the rpoC gene encoding DNA-directed RNA polymerase subunit beta', with protein sequence MKDLLKFLKSQTKNEDFDAIKISLASPDMIRSWSFGEVKKPETINYRTFKPERDGLFCARIFGPVKDYECLCGKYKRLKHRGVICEKCGVEVTQSKVRRERMGHIELSSPTAHIWFLKSLPSRIGLLLDMPLRDIERVLYFESYVVIESGMTNLEKRQILTEEQYLDALEEFGDEFNATMGAEAIQFLLKDINLTQECNTLRIELNDTNSETKRKKLTKRIKLLEAFIQSHNKPEWMILTVLPVLPPDLRPLVPLDGGRFATSDLNDLYRRVINRNNRLKRLLDLAAPDIIVRNEKRMLQEAVDALLDNGRRGRAITGSNKRPLKSLADMIKGKQGRFRQNLLGKRVDYSGRSVITVGPYLHLHQCGLPKKMALELFKPFIYGKLEVRGLATTIKAAKKMVEREEAVVWDILDEVIREHPVLLNRAPTLHRLGIQAFEPVLIEGKAIQLHPLVCAAYNADFDGDQMAVHVPLTLESQLEARALMMSTNNILSPANGEPIIVPSQDVVLGLYYMTREKINGKGEGMLLNGANEAEKVYHLGIAELHSLVKVRIIEYKKNEDKSFTPIKKIINTTIGRAILWMIVPKGLPFSIVNQTLGKKDISKMLNTCYRILGLKPTVFFADQIMYTGFAYAARSGASVGIDDMVIPEKKANIINEAEIEVAEIQEQFQSGLVTAGERYNKVIDIWAAANERVAKAMMENLSTESVKNKKGEKKKQISFNSIFMMADSGARGSAAQIRQLAGMRGLMAKPDGSIIETPITANFREGLNVLQYFISTHGARKGLADTALKTANSGYLTRRLVDVAQDLVVTQDDCQTHEGILMTPLIEGGDVKEPLRERVLGRVTAEDIIIPYTNKVLIKRNTLLNEQWCDLLENSSIDNVKVRSVVNCDTDFGVCAYCYGRDLARGNLVNKGEAIGVIAAQSIGEPGTQLTMRTFHIGGAASRAAAESSIQIKNKGIISLNNAKFVTNSSGKIVITSRNVELNIIDNFGRTKESYKVPYGAIMAKGDGEKVKSGETVAKWDPHTMPVITEVNGLVRFIDMIDGQSITRQADELTGLSSIVVLDTAERMSIGKDLRPALKIIDRNGKDVLISGTDMPAQYFLPGKAIVQLDDGVEISSGDTLARVPQESGGTKDITGGLPRVADLFEARRPKELAILAEISGIISFGKETKGKRRLVITPVDGNDTYEEMIPKWRQLNVFEGERVERGDVVSDGPESPHDILRLRGVQAVTRYIVNEVQEVYRLQGVKINDKHIEVIIRQMLRKATIIKSGDSNFLDGEQVEFSRIKISNRILNQKNKKLASFSRDLLGITKASLATESFISAASFQETTRVLTESAVAGKKDELRGLKENVIVGRLIPAGTGYAYHKERLNRRQKKHNNSTTVNSSSISVEEASASLSELLNSTLT encoded by the coding sequence TGAAAGAGTATTATATTTTGAATCCTATGTCGTTATAGAATCAGGAATGACTAATCTTGAAAAACGTCAAATTTTAACTGAAGAACAATACTTAGATGCATTAGAAGAATTTGGTGATGAATTTAATGCAACAATGGGAGCAGAAGCAATTCAATTTTTATTAAAAGACATTAATTTAACACAAGAATGTAACACATTAAGAATCGAGTTAAACGATACTAATTCTGAAACAAAAAGAAAAAAATTAACAAAAAGAATTAAACTACTAGAAGCGTTTATTCAATCTCATAATAAACCCGAATGGATGATTTTAACTGTATTACCAGTATTACCACCTGATCTTAGACCATTAGTACCATTAGATGGAGGAAGATTTGCCACATCTGATTTAAATGATTTATATCGTCGAGTAATTAATAGAAATAATCGTCTTAAACGTTTATTAGATTTAGCAGCTCCAGATATTATTGTAAGAAATGAAAAAAGGATGTTACAAGAAGCAGTAGATGCTCTATTAGATAATGGTCGAAGAGGAAGAGCTATTACAGGATCAAATAAAAGACCTCTTAAATCCTTAGCTGATATGATTAAAGGAAAACAAGGACGCTTTCGACAAAATCTTCTCGGAAAACGCGTTGATTACTCTGGTCGTTCAGTAATTACTGTAGGCCCTTATCTTCATTTACATCAATGTGGATTGCCTAAAAAAATGGCATTAGAACTTTTTAAACCTTTTATATATGGTAAATTAGAAGTTCGTGGTTTAGCAACTACTATAAAAGCAGCAAAAAAAATGGTGGAAAGAGAAGAAGCTGTAGTATGGGATATCTTAGATGAAGTCATTCGTGAGCATCCAGTTCTATTGAATCGAGCACCTACTTTACATAGATTAGGCATACAAGCATTTGAACCAGTTCTTATAGAAGGAAAGGCAATTCAACTTCATCCATTAGTATGTGCAGCTTATAATGCTGATTTTGATGGAGATCAAATGGCTGTACATGTTCCATTAACTCTAGAATCTCAATTAGAAGCCAGAGCCTTAATGATGTCAACTAATAACATTCTATCTCCAGCTAACGGAGAGCCGATTATTGTACCTTCTCAAGATGTTGTTTTAGGATTGTATTATATGACTCGTGAAAAAATTAATGGAAAAGGCGAGGGAATGTTGCTAAATGGCGCTAACGAAGCAGAAAAAGTATATCACTTAGGTATTGCCGAATTACATTCTTTAGTTAAAGTTCGTATAATAGAATATAAAAAAAATGAAGATAAAAGCTTTACACCAATCAAAAAAATTATCAACACTACTATAGGAAGAGCGATTTTATGGATGATCGTACCTAAAGGACTTCCTTTTAGCATAGTTAATCAAACATTAGGTAAAAAAGATATTTCTAAAATGCTTAATACTTGTTACCGTATTTTAGGACTTAAACCTACTGTTTTTTTTGCTGATCAAATTATGTATACTGGTTTTGCTTATGCAGCAAGATCAGGAGCTTCAGTTGGTATTGATGATATGGTTATACCAGAAAAAAAAGCAAATATTATCAATGAAGCAGAAATCGAAGTTGCTGAAATACAAGAACAATTTCAATCAGGACTAGTTACAGCTGGTGAAAGATATAATAAAGTTATTGATATTTGGGCTGCAGCTAATGAAAGAGTAGCTAAAGCTATGATGGAAAATTTATCTACAGAATCTGTTAAAAATAAAAAAGGTGAAAAAAAGAAACAAATTTCTTTTAATAGTATATTTATGATGGCTGATTCAGGAGCTCGTGGCTCTGCAGCACAAATTCGTCAATTAGCAGGAATGCGTGGTTTAATGGCAAAACCTGATGGTTCTATCATTGAAACTCCAATTACAGCTAATTTTAGAGAAGGTTTAAATGTATTACAATATTTCATTTCTACTCATGGAGCACGTAAAGGATTAGCTGATACAGCATTAAAAACTGCTAATTCTGGATACTTAACACGTCGTTTAGTAGACGTCGCTCAAGATTTAGTTGTAACACAAGATGATTGTCAAACACATGAAGGTATTTTAATGACTCCTCTAATTGAAGGTGGAGATGTAAAAGAACCGTTAAGAGAACGTGTTTTAGGTCGTGTTACTGCAGAAGACATTATTATTCCATACACTAACAAAGTATTAATTAAAAGAAATACATTGCTTAATGAACAATGGTGTGATCTTTTAGAAAATAGTTCTATAGATAACGTAAAAGTAAGATCAGTAGTAAATTGTGATACTGATTTTGGTGTTTGTGCTTATTGTTATGGTCGAGATTTAGCTAGGGGTAATCTAGTTAATAAAGGTGAAGCCATCGGTGTTATTGCAGCTCAATCTATAGGAGAACCTGGTACACAACTTACTATGAGAACCTTTCATATTGGTGGTGCAGCATCAAGAGCAGCAGCAGAATCCAGTATACAAATCAAAAATAAAGGAATTATTAGTCTTAATAATGCAAAATTTGTTACTAATTCTTCAGGTAAAATAGTTATTACTTCAAGAAATGTAGAACTTAATATAATTGATAATTTTGGCAGAACAAAAGAAAGCTATAAGGTACCTTATGGTGCAATTATGGCTAAAGGTGATGGTGAAAAAGTTAAATCTGGAGAGACTGTAGCAAAATGGGATCCACATACTATGCCAGTTATTACAGAAGTTAATGGTTTAGTTCGATTTATAGATATGATTGATGGTCAAAGTATTACACGACAAGCAGATGAATTAACAGGATTATCTTCTATAGTAGTATTAGATACTGCAGAAAGAATGTCAATCGGTAAAGATTTAAGACCAGCATTAAAGATAATCGATCGTAATGGAAAAGATGTTCTTATTTCAGGTACAGATATGCCTGCACAATACTTTTTACCTGGAAAAGCTATTGTTCAACTTGATGATGGAGTAGAAATTAGTTCAGGCGATACATTAGCACGAGTACCCCAAGAATCAGGTGGAACTAAAGATATAACTGGTGGACTTCCAAGAGTGGCGGATTTATTTGAAGCTAGACGTCCAAAAGAATTAGCAATTTTAGCTGAAATTAGTGGTATTATATCTTTTGGAAAAGAAACAAAAGGGAAAAGAAGATTAGTAATTACACCAGTAGACGGTAATGATACTTATGAAGAAATGATTCCAAAATGGAGACAATTAAATGTATTTGAAGGAGAAAGAGTAGAAAGAGGTGACGTTGTGTCTGACGGACCAGAATCTCCACATGATATTCTTAGATTAAGAGGGGTTCAAGCTGTAACTAGATATATTGTAAATGAAGTACAAGAAGTATATCGTTTACAAGGTGTAAAAATTAATGATAAACATATTGAAGTAATTATAAGACAAATGCTTCGTAAAGCCACTATAATTAAATCAGGAGATTCTAATTTTTTAGATGGTGAACAAGTTGAATTTTCTCGTATAAAGATTTCAAATCGTATTTTAAACCAAAAAAATAAAAAATTAGCTTCTTTTTCAAGAGATTTATTAGGTATTACTAAAGCATCACTTGCAACAGAATCTTTCATATCAGCAGCATCTTTTCAAGAGACAACAAGAGTATTAACTGAATCTGCAGTTGCAGGAAAAAAAGACGAATTACGAGGATTAAAAGAAAACGTAATTGTTGGACGTTTAATTCCTGCAGGTACAGGATATGCATATCATAAAGAACGTTTGAATCGTCGTCAAAAAAAACATAATAATTCTACAACAGTTAATAGCTCTTCAATTAGTGTTGAAGAAGCTTCTGCTAGTCTTTCAGAATTATTAAATTCCACTCTTACATAA